In Candidatus Hinthialibacter antarcticus, a single window of DNA contains:
- a CDS encoding sulfatase, with product MDRRHFLQSSACGIAASLAGCATSPKRAAQSNGAAKRPNILFCIADDASFPHMGAYGCSWVNTPGFDRVAREGVLFSRAYTPNAKCAPSRACILTGRNSWQLEEAANHIPHFPTKFKTYAETLVEHGYHTGYTAKGWAPGEAVDNNGKKRQLTGKQYSKIKTTPPAKHISDIDYAANFDAFLDDRTGDQPFCFWYGGIEPHRRYEYQAGINKGGKDLSDVDAVPSFWPDNETVRTDMLDYAFEIEYFDQHLQKMLARLEERGELDNTIVIVTADNGMPFPRIKGQEYEMSNHLPLAIMWKGGIQHAGRTIDDIVSFIDFAPTFLELAGVNQRKSEMQPIEGKSLTDILLSSKDGVVNRSRDFVLIGKERHDIGRPHDWGYPIRGLVQGDYLYIRNFEPARWPAGDPETGYLNCDGSPTKTWLIDARMDPKTNPYWASSFSKRPEEELYNITTDPECMNNLASNALLARLKQKMQTKMARELKRQSDPRMFGQGHIFDEYEYAGTDTRGFYDRAMNGEKLKAGWVNPTDFEPDFPR from the coding sequence ATGGACCGTAGACACTTTTTACAATCAAGCGCATGTGGAATCGCAGCGTCGCTAGCGGGTTGCGCAACATCGCCAAAACGCGCCGCTCAATCAAACGGCGCCGCCAAACGCCCCAACATTTTGTTTTGCATCGCCGATGACGCTTCGTTTCCTCACATGGGCGCTTATGGCTGTTCGTGGGTCAACACGCCCGGATTCGACCGCGTCGCCCGCGAAGGCGTTCTCTTCAGCCGCGCCTACACGCCGAACGCAAAGTGTGCGCCGTCCCGCGCTTGCATTTTGACCGGACGCAATTCATGGCAACTCGAAGAAGCCGCGAACCATATCCCCCATTTCCCGACCAAATTCAAAACGTACGCAGAAACATTGGTTGAACACGGCTATCACACCGGATACACCGCCAAAGGGTGGGCGCCAGGCGAAGCGGTCGATAACAACGGCAAGAAACGCCAACTTACAGGCAAGCAATACAGCAAAATCAAAACCACGCCGCCCGCAAAACATATTTCAGATATTGACTACGCCGCCAATTTTGATGCGTTCCTCGATGACCGGACAGGCGACCAGCCGTTTTGTTTCTGGTACGGCGGCATCGAACCGCACCGTCGCTATGAATACCAAGCGGGAATCAACAAGGGCGGTAAGGACCTAAGCGACGTTGATGCCGTGCCCTCGTTCTGGCCGGACAACGAAACCGTGCGCACTGACATGCTCGACTATGCGTTCGAGATTGAATATTTCGACCAGCACCTGCAAAAAATGCTGGCGCGACTCGAAGAACGCGGCGAGTTAGACAACACCATCGTGATCGTCACAGCCGACAATGGAATGCCCTTCCCGCGCATCAAAGGGCAAGAATATGAGATGTCGAACCACCTTCCCTTGGCGATCATGTGGAAGGGCGGCATCCAACACGCAGGGCGCACGATTGACGACATCGTCAGTTTTATTGATTTCGCGCCCACGTTTTTAGAACTCGCCGGGGTCAACCAACGCAAAAGCGAAATGCAACCAATCGAAGGAAAGAGCCTGACCGATATTCTGTTATCATCCAAAGACGGCGTCGTGAATCGCAGCCGCGATTTTGTGCTCATCGGCAAAGAGCGCCATGACATCGGGCGGCCTCACGATTGGGGCTATCCCATTCGCGGCCTCGTCCAAGGCGATTATTTGTATATTCGTAATTTTGAACCGGCGCGATGGCCGGCGGGCGATCCTGAGACGGGCTATTTAAATTGCGACGGCAGCCCCACCAAGACATGGCTGATTGATGCGCGGATGGACCCCAAGACCAACCCGTATTGGGCTTCGTCGTTCAGCAAACGGCCCGAAGAAGAACTCTATAACATCACGACAGACCCCGAATGTATGAACAATCTGGCAAGCAACGCGTTGTTGGCGCGGCTCAAGCAAAAAATGCAAACAAAGATGGCGCGTGAATTAAAACGCCAGAGCGACCCGCGCATGTTCGGCCAAGGACATATTTTTGATGAATACGAATATGCCGGAACCGATACACGCGGTTTTTATGACCGCGCCATGAACGGCGAAAAACTCAAAGCCGGGTGGGTCAATCCAACCGACTTTGAACCGGACTTTCCTCGATAG
- a CDS encoding DUF1593 domain-containing protein, with protein MKAIRYSFIAFILALVLIAPAISSEKPRVFVLTDISNEPDDEESMVRFLVYSNEYDVEGLVATTSIWLRNKTRLDLIHNDIDAYGKVRDNLLKHADGFPTVDELKRVSATGQPGFGMDSVGEGQSTPGSQLLIEQVDKPDSRPLWVSVWGGANTLAQALWDVKYSRSPEELAKFVSKLRVYTISDQDNAGRWMRITFPELFYVVTPSHVGGNEYYKSTWSGIAGDRQYKNGPFHYFDLVDNPWLEEHIINNHGPLGALYPKLSYIMEGDTPSFLGLINTGLGSHISPAYGGWGGRYQLYASYGETRPIWTNDRDTVTAQDGTTHTTAQATIWRWRDAFQYDFAARMDWCIASNYQDANHNPIAILNEQDGKDIVELSAKPGDKITLSAEGSNDPDGNAFETKWFVYREAGTYRGNVSLSESSGESTSFVAPKVKNEQTIHVILQLKDKGEPTLFSYRRAIVTVKPE; from the coding sequence ATGAAAGCAATTCGTTATTCATTCATCGCATTTATTCTTGCGCTTGTATTAATTGCCCCTGCCATCAGTTCCGAAAAACCTCGCGTGTTTGTATTGACTGACATCTCAAACGAACCGGATGACGAAGAATCAATGGTTCGCTTTTTGGTTTATTCGAATGAATATGATGTAGAAGGTCTGGTCGCGACCACCTCAATTTGGCTGCGAAATAAAACCCGGCTCGACTTGATCCACAACGACATCGACGCCTACGGCAAAGTGCGCGATAACCTTTTGAAACACGCAGACGGTTTTCCCACCGTTGATGAATTGAAACGCGTTTCCGCAACCGGACAGCCTGGCTTTGGCATGGACAGCGTCGGCGAAGGCCAAAGCACGCCCGGTTCTCAACTGTTGATCGAGCAAGTTGACAAGCCGGATTCGCGCCCATTGTGGGTATCGGTCTGGGGCGGCGCCAATACGTTAGCGCAAGCGCTGTGGGACGTGAAATACTCACGCAGCCCGGAAGAGTTAGCCAAATTCGTTTCTAAACTGCGGGTCTACACCATCTCAGACCAAGACAACGCCGGCCGCTGGATGCGTATTACGTTTCCTGAATTATTTTACGTCGTAACCCCCAGCCACGTCGGCGGCAATGAATACTATAAATCCACCTGGTCGGGCATCGCAGGCGACCGCCAATATAAAAACGGCCCCTTTCATTATTTCGACCTGGTTGATAATCCCTGGCTGGAAGAACACATCATCAATAATCATGGCCCGCTAGGCGCGTTGTACCCAAAATTATCTTACATTATGGAAGGTGATACGCCGTCCTTTTTGGGACTGATCAATACTGGCCTGGGCAGCCATATCAGCCCGGCCTACGGCGGCTGGGGCGGACGCTATCAACTGTATGCGTCCTATGGCGAAACGCGCCCCATCTGGACCAACGACCGCGATACCGTCACCGCGCAAGACGGGACAACCCACACCACTGCGCAAGCCACCATCTGGCGTTGGCGCGATGCGTTTCAGTATGACTTCGCCGCGCGAATGGACTGGTGCATCGCAAGCAACTATCAAGACGCCAACCACAACCCGATTGCAATATTGAACGAGCAAGACGGTAAAGACATCGTCGAATTATCCGCTAAGCCCGGCGACAAAATCACCCTAAGCGCTGAAGGCTCTAACGATCCTGATGGGAACGCGTTTGAGACCAAGTGGTTTGTCTATCGAGAAGCGGGAACCTATCGGGGAAACGTCAGTTTGTCTGAATCATCCGGCGAGTCGACGTCATTCGTCGCGCCCAAGGTCAAGAACGAACAGACCATCCATGTGATTTTGCAATTAAAAGATAAAGGCGAGCCGACGCTATTTTCCTATCGCCGGGCAATCGTAACCGTGAAGCCTGAATGA
- a CDS encoding prepilin-type N-terminal cleavage/methylation domain-containing protein, with translation MKNKGFTLIELLIVVAIIGILAAIAVPNFILAQTKAKVARVESDLKALSTAMEMYRLDHNDYPDSATAKTMQSMTRLEELVEPVSYIAAIPIDPFNKYGIPNHLSAREYIYHNDTASGWPIGNFLLLRDHHFGVGRKQPNWIIISHGPDKETQDFDIGGSIPWGAIAYEPSNGVVSRGDVFRFGP, from the coding sequence ATGAAGAACAAGGGATTTACATTAATTGAGTTGTTGATTGTCGTCGCCATCATCGGAATCCTCGCCGCCATTGCCGTACCGAACTTTATTCTGGCGCAAACCAAAGCGAAGGTCGCCCGCGTTGAGAGCGATTTAAAAGCGCTGTCGACAGCGATGGAAATGTATCGGCTCGACCATAATGATTATCCTGACTCAGCCACGGCGAAGACGATGCAATCCATGACGCGCTTGGAAGAACTCGTCGAACCGGTGTCTTATATTGCCGCGATTCCGATTGATCCATTTAACAAATACGGCATCCCCAACCATTTGTCGGCGCGTGAATACATCTATCACAACGATACCGCCAGCGGTTGGCCGATTGGTAATTTTCTCTTATTGCGCGACCATCATTTTGGCGTCGGACGGAAACAACCCAATTGGATCATCATCAGTCACGGACCTGACAAAGAGACGCAAGATTTTGATATCGGCGGGAGCATCCCCTGGGGCGCCATCGCGTATGAACCATCAAACGGCGTGGTGAGCCGGGGCGACGTGTTCCGCTTTGGGCCATAA
- a CDS encoding Gfo/Idh/MocA family oxidoreductase codes for MSSIKRRKFIKQSVAATAAFTLPTAFYIKDANSADANDRIGIGQIGMGGRGGELYRSFKPHKDVQIVAMADPDASRVEDAADNAGCKDYKDLRKLLEDPNVDAVTVSTCNHWHCLAAIMAMQAGKDVYVEKPLSHTQWEGRQVVNAARKYKKIVQLGTQQRSDPLQTEAKKFLHDDKALGKILYVQANRLGVRESIGIRNAPLVIPEEVNYDLWLGPAQDEKLYRNALHYDWHWDFNTGNGEMGNWGVHVLDDVRNVAYQDAVITPKRILSVGGRAAWNDAGDTPNVHFVCFDTGLYPTMIALSNLNQAPDKKGSWKMPANRSFSGPGSGYVVACEGGYYLGQRGSGKAIDLNGKEIRSFKGGDRMKLHTRNFLDAVRAQDKSVLNAEIETGHDSTGWCNLANVAFQTGGDYSRAKAESIMPNLEAWSALLENMEESLAKFGVKADSDTMRMSPILTHDPKKEQFVGANAELANPHLKRQYRAGYAVPDLS; via the coding sequence ATGAGTTCCATCAAACGCCGTAAATTTATCAAACAAAGCGTGGCGGCGACCGCCGCATTTACGCTTCCAACTGCTTTCTATATCAAAGACGCCAACAGCGCAGACGCCAACGACCGCATCGGCATCGGTCAGATTGGTATGGGCGGTCGCGGGGGCGAACTGTACCGCAGTTTTAAGCCGCACAAAGACGTCCAAATCGTCGCGATGGCCGACCCCGACGCTTCCCGCGTCGAAGACGCCGCCGACAACGCCGGATGCAAAGATTACAAAGACTTGCGCAAATTGTTAGAAGACCCCAACGTCGACGCCGTTACCGTTTCGACCTGCAACCACTGGCACTGCCTCGCCGCCATCATGGCGATGCAAGCAGGCAAAGACGTGTACGTCGAAAAACCGCTTTCTCACACCCAATGGGAAGGCCGCCAAGTGGTAAACGCAGCGCGCAAATACAAAAAAATCGTCCAACTCGGAACCCAGCAGCGCTCTGATCCTTTACAAACAGAAGCCAAAAAATTCTTACATGATGACAAAGCCCTCGGCAAAATTCTCTACGTCCAGGCGAACCGCCTCGGCGTCCGCGAAAGCATCGGAATACGCAACGCGCCTCTGGTCATTCCAGAAGAAGTGAACTACGACCTCTGGCTTGGGCCTGCTCAGGATGAAAAACTGTACCGCAACGCTTTACACTACGACTGGCATTGGGACTTCAACACCGGCAACGGTGAAATGGGCAACTGGGGCGTTCACGTCCTTGATGACGTACGCAACGTCGCCTATCAAGACGCCGTCATCACTCCAAAGCGCATCCTGAGTGTCGGCGGGCGCGCGGCGTGGAACGACGCTGGCGATACCCCCAACGTACATTTCGTCTGTTTCGACACCGGCTTGTATCCAACCATGATTGCGCTGTCAAACCTGAATCAGGCTCCCGATAAAAAAGGCAGTTGGAAGATGCCCGCCAACCGTTCGTTCTCCGGCCCCGGCAGCGGATACGTCGTTGCATGTGAAGGCGGCTATTACTTAGGCCAGCGCGGTTCGGGCAAGGCGATTGATCTCAACGGAAAAGAAATCCGCTCGTTCAAAGGCGGCGACCGCATGAAGTTGCACACGCGCAATTTCCTCGACGCCGTCCGTGCGCAAGACAAGAGCGTTCTTAATGCGGAAATTGAAACCGGTCACGATTCGACCGGCTGGTGCAACCTGGCCAACGTCGCGTTCCAAACCGGCGGCGACTATTCACGCGCCAAGGCGGAATCAATCATGCCGAACCTTGAAGCCTGGAGCGCATTGCTTGAAAACATGGAAGAATCGCTGGCGAAATTTGGCGTCAAAGCCGACAGCGACACCATGCGGATGAGCCCCATTTTGACGCACGACCCCAAAAAGGAACAATTCGTCGGCGCCAATGCGGAACTCGCCAATCCACACCTCAAGCGCCAATATCGCGCGGGGTATGCCGTTCCAGACCTGAGTTGA
- a CDS encoding sensor histidine kinase has translation MDRNFNYDQTPEQFIFTVNLPWYREPAFLAMSSVGLMTTLLLLFLLVFRYVKLEHLVNLRTQKLNQANLQLSQDAVQLREAEIKLRGMSSELTIAEERERRKIASFLHDTIGHTLALCKLKISRFKKNCSDDQVDQIEEISSFTEQSIEDIHSIIFQISPPVLYELGFDRAVKWLVDEYQEQYQISIQYNASNVIEPVPEDRKILLFQIIRELLVNIVKHAQASEVHLQVERKNGSVHIKVQDNGKGFRVEQIEEEFKGYGLFSIRQRLQYIEGSLEIHSQINLGSTISVVAPIESGISNE, from the coding sequence ATGGACCGTAATTTTAACTATGACCAAACGCCTGAGCAATTCATTTTCACGGTAAACTTACCTTGGTATAGAGAGCCAGCGTTTCTTGCTATGTCGTCAGTTGGCTTGATGACAACCCTGCTATTGCTGTTCTTGTTGGTTTTTCGCTATGTGAAACTCGAGCATCTTGTCAACTTAAGAACACAAAAATTAAATCAAGCCAATCTACAATTGAGTCAAGATGCGGTTCAATTAAGAGAGGCCGAAATCAAACTGCGGGGGATGTCTTCAGAATTGACGATCGCGGAAGAGAGAGAGCGCCGGAAAATTGCAAGTTTTCTTCATGATACGATTGGGCACACGCTCGCGCTTTGCAAACTGAAAATAAGCCGCTTTAAAAAAAATTGCAGCGATGACCAAGTGGACCAAATTGAAGAAATCAGCTCTTTCACTGAACAAAGCATTGAAGACATCCATTCCATCATATTTCAAATCAGTCCACCGGTTTTATATGAACTGGGTTTTGACCGGGCAGTGAAATGGCTTGTCGATGAATATCAAGAACAATATCAGATTTCGATTCAGTATAATGCCAGTAATGTAATCGAGCCGGTCCCTGAAGACCGGAAAATTTTATTGTTTCAAATCATTCGAGAATTATTGGTCAATATCGTTAAACACGCCCAGGCTAGTGAAGTGCATTTACAGGTTGAACGAAAAAATGGAAGCGTTCATATTAAAGTTCAAGATAATGGAAAAGGGTTTCGCGTCGAGCAAATTGAAGAAGAGTTTAAAGGATATGGACTCTTCAGTATTCGGCAGCGCCTACAATATATAGAGGGCAGTCTTGAAATTCACTCTCAAATAAACTTGGGTTCGACAATATCAGTCGTCGCACCAATCGAATCGGGTATCTCTAACGAATGA
- a CDS encoding response regulator transcription factor: MKTKIILVDDHPIFRQGLQVLIEEHENYEVIAVAGDGRTTLQLARDLSPDVIVMDITLPELNGIEATRAILKELGNIKIVALSIHNSRIFIDEMLSAGAMGYVLKSCAFEELVIAIETVLNGEQYLSKKIKCFSQPTSLSQNSEKTSGDIRSLTPREKEVLQLIAEGKSSKEISHILHITLKTVEKHRHGIKEKLDIYSTAQLTKFAIQSSLTNLDI, translated from the coding sequence ATGAAAACAAAAATCATATTGGTTGATGACCACCCAATCTTTCGGCAAGGGCTTCAAGTATTGATTGAAGAACATGAAAACTATGAAGTGATTGCCGTCGCTGGGGATGGGAGGACGACTCTACAATTGGCGCGCGATCTTTCGCCTGATGTCATTGTCATGGATATTACATTACCCGAACTCAATGGAATTGAGGCGACAAGAGCAATCTTGAAAGAATTGGGCAATATCAAAATTGTCGCATTATCTATCCATAACAGCCGCATTTTTATTGATGAAATGTTAAGCGCAGGGGCAATGGGCTATGTCTTGAAATCTTGTGCGTTTGAAGAATTGGTCATTGCCATAGAGACAGTTTTGAACGGAGAGCAATATCTGAGTAAAAAAATAAAATGTTTTAGTCAACCTACAAGTTTGAGTCAAAATAGCGAAAAAACTTCAGGCGATATCCGGTCGCTCACTCCAAGAGAAAAAGAAGTCCTTCAACTCATTGCTGAGGGGAAAAGTTCAAAAGAAATATCACACATTTTGCATATTACGCTAAAGACTGTTGAAAAACACCGTCACGGAATAAAAGAAAAATTAGATATTTACAGCACGGCCCAATTAACCAAATTTGCGATCCAGTCCTCGTTGACCAACCTGGATATCTAG
- a CDS encoding Ig-like domain-containing protein: MKTLKMNWVMVVLGLAVLFAGGVQAQVPIVFQDGLGGYDGTHDTFFMTGDPVAINFELEEWEWDGSDAGGFNFGFLRFDDIVGTNPGQVPPDSTIIEAFITLNVTNEGDATQIATMHDLIIPFNEESDLIDFGDGFEPRSGIDYTETPLHDIPGPSAGVVLELDVTETIKKVQTGSDNLGWIFIPGGSNGVGITASEAAANRPKLTVVIEGGAPPDATRTIANTIYVAGGSIAIEVAVVLESGTQDVVIVETLPSGWAASGISNGGSFAAGAVTWNLSGFSGSSTLSYTATAPASPAAEASFSGTVNESFFIFGDTSAFLLTLNPLGEFEGHADIGENDAAGSATFTDGIYEVKGSGADIWGSGDEFHFVYKRIDGSFKISAKVDGFNETSTNEWSKIGLMIRENLDDGAKNYMSLIRGSDLQFRTQWRPASGASSAGATLVPVDFQDGQMEIIRNGDTFQSFYRDVNTGELVLDNTLNIDMANEVLVGLGVTSHEDGTLSVGTFENLAIELFSFDVSRNIPADTFSSSQALTGVKLTASVREGESPNLSITETPPSGWMPSNVQTSAGSATVNGDGSITWTVNSAAGSPTLTYDVQPVAGDIVGQWGGSATDGSASLPVVGETAIDAIPPLFETGNVLAVGAWNDSNTSSDMAVTAELVDSNGVIYVQDSSADGGWPSGTQFNWKTVLFADGFGAEEPGWQLRGFDDSDWIKEDGLGFTVGHGGNDAENGEIPLDASEETVYTRSIFDAQDYDNITSITIRVAGDDEAVVWLNGVFIGFTASGTSDRGESARDYVFDTTISGGSGGLENGSNPTDYIGGGAAEFVINVDLVDSDNVSVPDWALY, translated from the coding sequence ATGAAGACTTTGAAGATGAATTGGGTCATGGTTGTTTTGGGGCTGGCAGTCTTGTTTGCTGGCGGAGTTCAGGCGCAAGTGCCGATTGTCTTTCAAGATGGGCTAGGCGGTTATGATGGAACCCATGACACCTTCTTTATGACAGGCGATCCGGTCGCGATCAACTTTGAACTCGAAGAATGGGAGTGGGACGGTTCTGATGCTGGCGGTTTCAACTTTGGCTTCTTACGGTTTGACGACATTGTTGGTACGAACCCCGGCCAGGTTCCCCCTGACAGCACCATTATTGAGGCGTTTATTACCCTTAATGTTACAAATGAAGGCGACGCAACGCAGATCGCTACCATGCATGATCTGATAATTCCCTTCAACGAAGAAAGCGACCTGATCGACTTTGGCGATGGGTTTGAGCCTCGCTCTGGAATTGATTATACCGAAACGCCATTACATGACATTCCAGGCCCATCCGCTGGGGTTGTGTTAGAGTTAGACGTAACCGAAACAATCAAAAAAGTTCAAACTGGTTCCGATAACCTTGGTTGGATTTTTATTCCAGGCGGTAGCAATGGCGTTGGCATCACTGCCAGCGAAGCCGCAGCCAACCGACCCAAACTAACAGTTGTGATTGAGGGCGGCGCTCCACCTGACGCGACGCGTACAATCGCCAACACGATCTATGTAGCTGGCGGTTCGATTGCTATTGAAGTTGCTGTTGTGCTCGAATCAGGCACGCAGGATGTCGTGATCGTAGAGACGCTACCATCTGGGTGGGCGGCGTCAGGCATTTCAAATGGCGGTTCATTTGCAGCAGGCGCAGTCACTTGGAACTTGAGCGGTTTTAGCGGCTCATCAACTCTTTCCTATACTGCCACCGCTCCAGCCTCGCCAGCCGCAGAGGCGTCATTCTCCGGCACGGTCAATGAATCCTTCTTTATCTTTGGCGACACGTCAGCGTTTTTGCTTACGCTGAACCCGCTTGGTGAATTTGAAGGCCACGCTGACATCGGCGAAAATGACGCCGCTGGCAGCGCGACGTTTACTGATGGCATCTATGAAGTCAAAGGAAGCGGCGCTGATATTTGGGGTTCGGGCGATGAATTTCATTTCGTTTACAAACGAATTGACGGCTCCTTCAAAATTTCAGCCAAAGTCGATGGCTTTAACGAGACCAGCACAAACGAATGGTCAAAAATTGGCCTCATGATTCGTGAAAACCTTGATGATGGCGCGAAAAACTATATGTCGTTAATTCGCGGAAGCGACTTACAGTTCCGTACTCAATGGCGTCCCGCTTCAGGCGCGTCTTCAGCTGGTGCAACGTTAGTGCCTGTTGATTTCCAAGATGGCCAGATGGAGATCATACGCAATGGTGACACATTCCAATCCTTCTACCGGGATGTCAATACAGGTGAACTCGTCTTAGACAATACCCTCAATATTGATATGGCGAATGAAGTATTAGTGGGGCTTGGCGTAACGTCACACGAAGATGGTACGCTTAGCGTGGGTACATTTGAAAACCTCGCCATCGAACTCTTCTCATTCGATGTGTCTCGGAATATCCCTGCGGATACCTTTAGCTCAAGCCAGGCGCTTACTGGCGTCAAACTGACCGCTTCTGTTCGCGAGGGAGAGTCTCCCAATCTTTCAATTACTGAAACCCCGCCTTCGGGCTGGATGCCTTCAAACGTACAAACGAGCGCAGGCAGTGCGACTGTGAACGGTGATGGAAGCATTACCTGGACAGTCAACAGCGCAGCAGGCTCGCCAACATTAACTTACGACGTGCAACCCGTCGCAGGCGACATTGTTGGTCAATGGGGCGGTAGCGCTACAGACGGTTCTGCTTCGCTTCCCGTTGTTGGTGAAACGGCTATCGACGCCATTCCACCACTGTTTGAAACCGGCAACGTCTTAGCGGTCGGCGCCTGGAATGACAGCAACACCAGCAGCGACATGGCGGTCACCGCCGAATTGGTCGACAGCAATGGCGTGATTTATGTTCAAGACTCCAGCGCAGACGGCGGTTGGCCCTCCGGGACGCAGTTCAACTGGAAAACCGTTTTATTTGCTGATGGCTTTGGCGCAGAAGAGCCTGGCTGGCAGCTGCGTGGTTTTGACGACAGCGACTGGATCAAAGAAGACGGGCTTGGCTTTACGGTTGGGCACGGCGGCAACGACGCCGAAAACGGTGAAATTCCATTGGATGCGTCAGAAGAAACCGTCTATACCCGCTCAATCTTTGATGCACAAGACTATGACAACATTACCAGCATCACAATCAGAGTTGCTGGCGACGATGAGGCTGTTGTCTGGTTGAACGGCGTATTCATCGGCTTTACCGCTTCGGGCACGAGCGACCGCGGCGAATCAGCGAGAGACTATGTATTTGACACAACCATCAGCGGCGGAAGCGGCGGGCTTGAGAACGGCTCGAACCCAACCGATTATATCGGCGGCGGAGCAGCCGAGTTTGTTATCAATGTTGATCTGGTCGATTCTGACAACGTGTCAGTGCCTGACTGGGCGTTGTATTAG
- a CDS encoding prepilin-type N-terminal cleavage/methylation domain-containing protein encodes MKNSAFTLIELLIVVAIIGILAAIAVPNFLNAQIKAKIARVESDQRSLSTALEQYNLDWNSYVEDHDFPSDQSQKGLFRLTSPVAYMSSLPNDPFPSQANPAAEGNPNYEFGSGSAGKAGQQWPAQAYVMISPGPNLAEEVEGNDGFPFGTVIRSFDVSNGVASGGDIVRLGGNYNSGRIIVDGKFIAGR; translated from the coding sequence ATGAAAAATAGTGCGTTTACACTCATTGAGCTGTTAATTGTTGTTGCCATCATTGGCATTCTTGCCGCAATTGCAGTTCCGAATTTTCTGAATGCTCAAATAAAGGCTAAAATTGCCCGTGTCGAATCAGACCAACGATCACTCTCGACCGCTCTTGAACAATATAATTTAGATTGGAACAGTTATGTTGAAGATCATGACTTTCCGTCTGATCAATCTCAAAAAGGGTTGTTCAGATTAACTTCTCCGGTTGCTTATATGTCTAGTTTGCCGAATGATCCGTTCCCTTCACAGGCAAACCCCGCCGCTGAAGGAAACCCGAATTATGAATTTGGGTCAGGCAGCGCAGGCAAGGCGGGACAGCAATGGCCTGCACAAGCTTATGTGATGATATCTCCCGGTCCCAATTTAGCCGAAGAAGTTGAAGGCAATGATGGATTTCCATTTGGGACAGTTATCCGCAGTTTTGACGTCAGTAATGGAGTCGCTTCAGGCGGAGATATCGTTCGCTTAGGAGGAAACTATAATTCCGGGCGTATAATTGTTGATGGAAAGTTTATTGCAGGACGCTAA